The Equus caballus isolate H_3958 breed thoroughbred chromosome 13, TB-T2T, whole genome shotgun sequence genome includes a window with the following:
- the LOC100068549 gene encoding brain-specific serine protease 4, which produces MAISRTPPALGGGCLRILTPLLLLASIATLDAAYTPAPPACGKPQQLNRVVGGEDSADAEWPWVVSIQKNGTHHCAGSLLTSRWVVTAAHCFKGNMNKPLQFSVLLGAWQLGNPGSRSQEVGVAWVQPHPVYSWKEGSRADIALVRLEHPIQFSERILPICLPDSSVHLPPNTDCWIAGWGSVQDGVPLHHPQTLQKLKVPIIDSEICSRLYWQGAGQGAITEDMLCAGYLEGERDACLGDSGGPLMCQVDGTWLLAGIISWGEGCAERNRPGVYISLTAHRSWVQKTVQGVQLRGRSQGSGLAGRRGRAPRALRAPRAVQGRLG; this is translated from the exons ATGGCGATTTCCAGAactcccccagccctgggtggGGGCTGTCTCAGGATCTTGACCCCCCTGCTGCTTCTGGCTTCCATAG CCACCCTCGATGCTGCCTACACACCTG CCCCCCCGGCCTGTGGGAAGCCGCAACAGCTGAACAGGGTCGTGGGCGGTGAGGACAGCGCCGATGCTGAGTGGCCCTGGGTCGTGAGCATCCAGAAGAATGGGACCCACCACTGCGCGGGCTCCCTGCTCACCAGCCGCTGGGTGGTCACTGCCGCCCACTGCTTCAAAGG CAATATGAACAAGCCACTCCAGTTCTCCGTGCTGCTGGGGGCCTGGCAGCTGGGGAACCCGGGCTCGCGATCCCAGGAGGTGGGTGTCGCCTGGGTGCAGCCCCACCCCGTGTACTCCTGGAAGGAGGGCTCCCGGGCAGACATTGCCCTGGTGCGCCTCGAACACCCCATCCAGTTCTCTGAGCGAATCCTGCCCATCTGCCTGCCTGACTCCTCTGTCCATCTCCCTCCGAACACAGACTGCTGGATTGCAGGCTGGGGGAGTGTCCAAGACGGAG tgCCCCTGCACCACCCACAGACTCTGCAGAAGCTCAAGGTGCCCATCATTGACTCAGAAATCTGCAGCCGCCTGTACTGGCAGGGAGCTGGGCAGGGAGCCATCACAGAGGACATGCTGTGCGCTGGCTACCTGGAGGGGGAGCGAGATGCCTGTCTG GGAGACTCCGGGGGCCCCCTGATGTGCCAGGTCGACGGCACCTGGCTGCTGGCAGGCATCATCAGTTGGGGCGAGGGCTGTGCGGAGCGCAACCGGCCCGGCGTCTACATCAGCCTGACTGCCCACCGCTCCTGGGTGCAGAAGACCGTGCAAGGGGTGCAACTCCGTGGGCGCTCGCAGGGGAGCGGGCTCGCGGGCCGCCGAGGACGGGCTCCAAGGGCGCTGCGCGCTCCGAGGGCCGTCCAGGGCCGCCTGGGTTAG